The Columba livia isolate bColLiv1 breed racing homer chromosome 21, bColLiv1.pat.W.v2, whole genome shotgun sequence genome has a segment encoding these proteins:
- the TNFRSF8 gene encoding tumor necrosis factor receptor superfamily member 8 isoform X1, translating into MAACSLPLGLWLLLLLQDIQTAPQTSLTPSHSCDTLENWFYDETSQSCCYQCPTGSVKKKACPRNPDEDCMRCGPEQYVKESFHKPQCVACVSCAKEPDLVETKPCSFNSSRECECRPGLFCQSSVKYTCLRCQQHTVCKPGFGVKVRGTSSTDVICEKCPPGTFSNQNSSTNICKPHTNCAKLNKVALSKGNATHDQVCLDQLPTYLTPSTLSMKFSNERNNSNLRRFEENLVTVASIVLSAATMENPSSTPEEKVPAGTFPTSAKGETAMGGLVLWGVVLSVIVLLVGMLLFWKWKVCKKQILILKGKPHLHSIASHKSCLGSQGSDLVNEYTIRLTADREPEEKEFIDRTLPLENNNNLFSSTEKACSPDLSLTDVTESDGNAPDRPVDSRVRDHTNNQIEKIYIMNADTVIVGSILGAPSGKNCAARGCESNVDAQENMEEELVMHYPEQETESFPGNDVMIPVEEEGKEFHHPTTATEK; encoded by the exons ACATCACTAACCCCATCTCATTCCTGTGACACACTTGAAAATTGGTTCTATGATGAAACTTCACAAAGCTGCTGCTACCAATGTCCCACAG gctctgttaaaaagaaagcatgtcCTAGGAACCCAGACGAGGACTGCATGAGATGTGGACCTGAACAGTATGTGAAAGAAAGTTTCCATAAGCCACAATGTGTGGCTTGTGTATCATGTGCAAAAG AACCTGACCTTGTGGAGACAAAGCCCTGCTCCTTCAACTCCAGCCGTGAGTGTGAGTGCCGCCCAGGCCTGTTCTGTCAAAGCTCTGTTAAGTACACCTGCTTGCGATGCCAGCAGCACACTGTTTGCAAGCCTGGTTTTGGAGTAAAAGTCAGAG GCACCTCATCAACTGATGTTATTTGTGAAAAGTGCCCTCCTGGGACCTTCTCCAATCAAAACTCCAGCACCAACATCTGCAAGCCGCACACGAA CTGTGCCAAGTTAAACAAAGTAGCACTAAGCAAAGGAAATGCCACCCACGATCAAGTTTGCCTGGACCAATTGCCCACCTACCTCACCCCAAGCACTTTGTCCATGAAATTcagcaatgaaagaaataaCTCTAACCTAAGGAGGTTTGAGGAGAACCTGGTGACTGTTGCTAGTATTGTTTTAAGTGCCGCAACAATGGAAAACCCCAGTTCAACTCCTGAGGAGAAAGTTCCAGCTGGCACTTTTCCTACCTCAGCCAAGGGGGAGACAGCAATGGGAG GTCTAGTTCTCTGGGGAGTGGTTCTCTCTGTGATAGTGCTACTTGTGGGCATGCTGTTATTTTGGAAGTGGAAAGTTTGCAAGAAGCAGATCCTCATCCTCAAAGGAAAGC CACATCTGCATTCCATCGCTTCACACAAATCCTGTCTCGGATCTCAAG gTTCTGATCTAGTGAACGAATATACA ATCAGACTGACTGCTGACAGAGAGCCAGAAGAGAAGGAGTTCATTGACAGAACCCTCCCTTTGGAAAACAACAATAACTTGTTCTCCAGCACAGAAAAAGCATGTAGTCCTGATCTGAGCCTGACTGACGTGACAGAGAGTGATGGAAATGCCCCAGATCGCCCTGTCGATTCTCGAGTGAGAGACCACACAAACAATCAAATCG aaAAAATATACATCATGAATGCCGACACTGTTATTGTGGGGTCCATTTTAGGAGCGCCTAGTGGCAAGAACTGTGCTGCTAGAGGGTGTGAAAGTAACGTTGATGCGCAGGAAAACATGGAAGAGGAACTGGTGATGCACTATCCAGAGCAAGAAACAGAGTCGTTTCCAGGGAACGATGTAATGATTCCTGtggaagaggagggaaaggaatTTCATCACCCCACCACTGCCACTGAAAAGTGA
- the TNFRSF8 gene encoding tumor necrosis factor receptor superfamily member 8 isoform X2, with amino-acid sequence MAACSLPLGLWLLLLLQDIQTAPQTSLTPSHSCDTLENWFYDETSQSCCYQCPTGSVKKKACPRNPDEDCMRCGPEQYVKESFHKPQCVACVSCAKEPDLVETKPCSFNSSRECECRPGLFCQSSVKYTCLRCQQHTVCKPGFGVKVRGTSSTDVICEKCPPGTFSNQNSSTNICKPHTNCAKLNKVALSKGNATHDQVCLDQLPTYLTPSTLSMKFSNERNNSNLRRFEENLVTVASIVLSAATMENPSSTPEEKVPAGTFPTSAKGETAMGGLVLWGVVLSVIVLLVGMLLFWKWKVCKKQILILKGKPHLHSIASHKSCLGSQGSDLVNEYTIRLTADREPEEKEFIDRTLPLENNNNLFSSTEKACSPDLSLTDVTESDGNAPDRPVDSRVRDHTNNQIGAPSGKNCAARGCESNVDAQENMEEELVMHYPEQETESFPGNDVMIPVEEEGKEFHHPTTATEK; translated from the exons ACATCACTAACCCCATCTCATTCCTGTGACACACTTGAAAATTGGTTCTATGATGAAACTTCACAAAGCTGCTGCTACCAATGTCCCACAG gctctgttaaaaagaaagcatgtcCTAGGAACCCAGACGAGGACTGCATGAGATGTGGACCTGAACAGTATGTGAAAGAAAGTTTCCATAAGCCACAATGTGTGGCTTGTGTATCATGTGCAAAAG AACCTGACCTTGTGGAGACAAAGCCCTGCTCCTTCAACTCCAGCCGTGAGTGTGAGTGCCGCCCAGGCCTGTTCTGTCAAAGCTCTGTTAAGTACACCTGCTTGCGATGCCAGCAGCACACTGTTTGCAAGCCTGGTTTTGGAGTAAAAGTCAGAG GCACCTCATCAACTGATGTTATTTGTGAAAAGTGCCCTCCTGGGACCTTCTCCAATCAAAACTCCAGCACCAACATCTGCAAGCCGCACACGAA CTGTGCCAAGTTAAACAAAGTAGCACTAAGCAAAGGAAATGCCACCCACGATCAAGTTTGCCTGGACCAATTGCCCACCTACCTCACCCCAAGCACTTTGTCCATGAAATTcagcaatgaaagaaataaCTCTAACCTAAGGAGGTTTGAGGAGAACCTGGTGACTGTTGCTAGTATTGTTTTAAGTGCCGCAACAATGGAAAACCCCAGTTCAACTCCTGAGGAGAAAGTTCCAGCTGGCACTTTTCCTACCTCAGCCAAGGGGGAGACAGCAATGGGAG GTCTAGTTCTCTGGGGAGTGGTTCTCTCTGTGATAGTGCTACTTGTGGGCATGCTGTTATTTTGGAAGTGGAAAGTTTGCAAGAAGCAGATCCTCATCCTCAAAGGAAAGC CACATCTGCATTCCATCGCTTCACACAAATCCTGTCTCGGATCTCAAG gTTCTGATCTAGTGAACGAATATACA ATCAGACTGACTGCTGACAGAGAGCCAGAAGAGAAGGAGTTCATTGACAGAACCCTCCCTTTGGAAAACAACAATAACTTGTTCTCCAGCACAGAAAAAGCATGTAGTCCTGATCTGAGCCTGACTGACGTGACAGAGAGTGATGGAAATGCCCCAGATCGCCCTGTCGATTCTCGAGTGAGAGACCACACAAACAATCAAATCG GAGCGCCTAGTGGCAAGAACTGTGCTGCTAGAGGGTGTGAAAGTAACGTTGATGCGCAGGAAAACATGGAAGAGGAACTGGTGATGCACTATCCAGAGCAAGAAACAGAGTCGTTTCCAGGGAACGATGTAATGATTCCTGtggaagaggagggaaaggaatTTCATCACCCCACCACTGCCACTGAAAAGTGA